The Actinocorallia herbida DNA window CCCGGCCTGCCGTGGCCGGTGACGATCACGACCCGGCAGCCGGGCAGCTCGGCGGCGAGCCGTTCGGCCGCGGAAAGGCCGTCCAGGCCCGGCATGTCGATGTCGAGGACCGCCACATCAGGGCGTTCGGCCAGCGCGCGGGCGACCGCCTCGTCTCCGCGGCCCACGTCGGCGACGACCTCGATCCCGTCCACGGTGTCCAGGAGCAGCGCCAGCGCCTCCCGGACGAGGTGGTGGTCATCGGCCAGCAGGACCCTGATCACTGCGCCTCCTTCAGGGGCACCGTCGCCAGCACCCGGAACTCCCCGCCGTCGGCGGGACCCGCCTGGAGCGCGCCGCCCACCGCGGCGAGCCGTTCGCGCAGCCCGGCGAGCCCGCTCCCGGCGCCCGCCGTCCGGCGTGCCCCGTCGTTCACGATCTCCAGTTCGGCGCGCGCCCCGTCCGTCCGGACGGCCATCGCGCACCGGGTCGCGCCGCTGTGCCGCAGCACGTTCGTCACCGCCTCGCGCGCCACCCAGCCGAGCGTCTCGTGGACGTGGCGGGGCAGGTCGGCCGGGAGGGCGGCGCCCTCGCAGTCGATCCCCGCGGCCCGCAGGACCGCGGTCGCGCCGTCGAGTTCGGTGCGCAGCGAGGTGATCCGGTAGCCGCGGACGACCTCGCGCATCTCCTGCACCGCGCCGCGCGCCATCGCCTGGATCTCCGCGAGCTCCCGCGCCACCCGGTCGGGGTCGCGGGGCAGCAGCCGCTCGGCGAGCTCGGCGCGCAGCGCGACCGCCTGGAGGCTGTGCCCGAGGACGTCGTGCAGGTCGCGGGCGAAGCGGATGCGCTCCTCCCCCACCGCGCTGCGGGCCAGTTCGGCGCGGGCGTCCCGCAGTTCGCCGACGGCGAGGCACAGCCAGACCGTGGCGTAGGCGGACAGGCCCGCGATGGGCAGGCCCAGCCCGGCGATCACCGCCTGGAGCCCGTCCGCCCCGGTCGCCAGGGTGATCCCGCCGGCGAGGAAGGCGGCGGCCGCGGCGAGCGGCACCGAGAGCCGTTCCGGCAGGGTCACCGCGAGCATCCCGCCGACCGCGAGCATGCCCGCGTTCCAGGCGGGTCCGAGCAGCGGCGGGAGGGCGAAGCAGACCGCGGCGACGACGGCGAGCGCGATCCGGCTGCGCGCGCCGATCTGCCGGGTGGCCGACTGCCACATCAGCCCGCCTTGGAGCACCACGACCAGCAGCGCCGCCGCGGTGCCGCCGGCGGCGGGCCGCAGCGGCCCACCGGAGACCGCCTCGCCGATCGCCCCGGCGACGCCCTGGACGAACAGCCCGCAGGTCGCGACCGTGGACAGCGCGACGACGAACCCCACGATCGTGGTCTCGCGCGGCAGCCGCGGGCGCACGGCCCACCTCCCTGGTCCGGGGCTCCACAGCGTACGCGCAAGGCCCGACCCCCAGGCAGAACACCACGGAAGCCCCCACCCGACCGAACGACGGCGCGATCTCCGGGCTCCCGCCCAAAAGGAGACCACAAGCCAGACGATCCTTCCCCCACCGGGAAACCTGCACATTCCGCCAAAAATGAGACACCTCCCGGACTCTGCCCCCGCGGCCACCCGGAGGAGAGCCGCGGAGCGGATGATCTGCTCGACACCGGCCGCACCGGCCGACCCCGCGTGCCAGGACGGGAGTTCCACGATCGCCCGCATCGGGCGGCCGGCGGGCCTGGCGAATTGCTCGGCGCCGGCCATACCGGCAGACCCGCGTGCCGGGAGGGGGGTTGCGGCGTCGCCCGCTTCGGGTGGCCGGGAGGGGGCGGAGGGATGGTCGGGGTCGGCGGCGGGCCACTCCCCTCGCCGAGGTGGGCGGAGGCTCCTGGGGCTGGGTTCTCAGGCGGCCAGGAGAAAGGACGCGGAGGGGATGATCCGGTCGGTTCCGGTCAGGTCGGGGAGGGCTCGGGCGGCGACGAGGACGGGGAGCTCCAGGGAGCGCAGGGCCGTCCACAGGGTGTCGGCTTCGGAGGGATCCAGATCGGTGCAGGGCTCGTCGGCGACCAGGGCCGCGGGGGCCGCGAGGAGGGCCAGGGCCAGGTCGAACAGGCGGCGGTCACCCGAGGGCAGGCGCTCGTAGGGGACGGCGGCGCGGGGGGCCAGAAGGGCCAGGACGGTCGAGGCGTCAGAGGTGAAGGGGCGGGCCGACCAGCGCTGCCAGGCTCCGGTCACCTCGCGCAGGCTCAGCTCCCCGTACAGGCCGTCCTCGGCCCACAGCGCGCCGACCAGCACCGTGCGGTCCCGGTACGGGTCGGCGCCTTCGACGCGCACCGCGCCGGGCGCCCCCGGGCGCTGTCCGCAGACGAGTTCCAGCACGCCCCGCGCGTCCGGCCCGCACACCCCGACGACCTCGCCGGGACCGACCGTGCCGCCCCCGCCGATCTCGATCACGTTCGCCCGTTCGTCCATGCCTCCAGCCTGCCGGGCAAAGGCGGGCCGCGGTCAGTGCCGACCGTCAGGACATGTCCCTGAAGCTCTCACCTACGACCCATGACAGATGTCACGGGTCGTGCCGCTCAGGGGGCGCGGTGCACGGAGACGGCGTAGCCGCCCCCGTCGTACGGGTCGCCCTCCCACGTCGCGTAACGGGCGTCAAGGATCAGGCCCGCGTCCGAGCAGTAGGAGTCGTACTCCTCCAGGGTCAGCGAAGGCGGCACGGGGAGGTGCGCCCGGTCGAGGCCGAAGCCCGCCACGAGAAGGGCGCCCGGACGGAGCGCGGCGGCCAGCCGCCGGACGGTCTCGGCCTCCGTGCCCGTCTCGAGGAGGGGGAGGACATTGCCCGCCGCGACGATCAGGTCGAAGTCACCGGGCGGGGAGAACCTCGAGAGGTCGGCCTCGATCCACGTCAGATCGGGGGCGGCCGTCCGGGCGACGGCGAGCATCGACGCGTCGACATCGGCCCCGACGCAGTCATGGCCGAGTTCGGAGAGGCGGATCGCCACCCTTCCGGTGCCGCATCCCGCGTCGAGGACGCGGCCTCCGGAGGGCAGAAGGGCGGCGCAGAAGCCGGCCTCCCCGTGGACGTCCTTCCCGGACTCGGCCAGCGCCGCGAACCTCGCGGCGTAGCCCTCGCCGGACGTCCCCCCGGTCAGCTCTTCCCATCGGTTCATGCCCGCAGCCTACGACCGCGGCGCACCTCCCCCGCCCGGACCTTCCGCCATGGTCAGGCGAGGACGTCCCGGGTCAGGTCCTCGACCCGGTTCAGCCCGGAAAGGCTGACGGTCAGCTCCAGCTCGGCGAGCAGGCAGCGCAGGACGTGCTTCACTCCGGCCTCGCCGCCGAGCCCCAGGCCGTAGGCGTACTGGCGGCCGATGAGCACCGCGTCCGCGCCGAGCGCGACCGCCTTGGCGACGTCCGCGCCGGTCCTGATCCCGCTGTCGAACAGCACCGACACCCGGTCGCCGACCGCGTCGGCGATGCCCGGGAGGCAGTCCAGGGAGGCCACCGCGCCGTCCACCTGACGCCCGCCGTGGTTGGACACGACGATGCCGTCCATCCCCGCGTCGACGGCCTTGCGCGCGTCGTCCACGTGCTGGACGCCCTTGAGGACGATCGGGCCCGCCCAGCGCTCGCGCAGCCACGCCAGGTCGTCCCAGGTGAGGGTGGGGTTCCCGAAGTTCGCGACCCAGTGCAGGATCGCCGTGATCCGGTTCTCCTCGGTGATCTCGCCGCCGACGGCGCGCAGGAACACCGGGTCGGCGAAGTAGTTCTGCACGCCGATCCCGCGCAGGAACGGCAGGTAGGCGGTGTCGAGGTCGCGGGGGCGCCAGGCGAGCTTGAACGTGTCGAGGGTCACGACGAGCGCGTCGTATCCGGAGGCCGCTGCGCGGGAGAGGAAGCTCTCGGCGAGTTCCCGGTCCTTCGGCCAGTACAGCTGGTACCAGCGCGGTCCGGCGACCTCGGCGACCTGCTCCATCGTGCGGGAGGCCGCGGTGCTGAGGATCATCGGGACGCCGAGTTCCTTCGCCGCCTTCGCGACCGCGATCTCGCCCTCGGGGTGCACGATCGACAGCACGCCGACGGGCGCCAGCATGACGGGCGCGGGCATCGGAGTACCCAGGACCGTCGTGGAGAGATCGGGCTTCGAGGTGTCGCGCAGCATCCGGGGCACGATGCGCCAACGGTCGAAGGCCGCCCGGTTGGCGCGCGCGGTCGCCTCGGTGCCCGCGGCCCCGGCGACATAGCCGAAGGCCTGGCCTCCGAGCTTCTCCTGGGCGAGCGCCTCCAGCCGGGACGAGTCGGTCGGCAGCACAGGACGAATGTCCGACAAACCGTTCAGGTAAATCTCGTTCTGGAAGTCGGCGAGGCTCAACGGGGCCCTCCTTGTACAAAACTGTCGCTGGGAACCGCGAGAATAGCCACCATGGCAGCACGTCGTTCAGCGCAGACCCCTCCCCCCGAGGACTTCGAAGAGAACATCGTCGACATCGACGTAGCCGAGGAGATGCGGGGCAGCTTCCTCGAGTACGCCTACTCGGTGATCTACTCCCGCGCGCTGCCCGACGCGCGCGACGGCCTCAAGCCGGTGCAGCGGCGCATCCTGTACTCGATGAACTCCATGGGCCTGCGCCCCGACCGCGGTCACGTCAAGTGCGCCCGCGTCGTCGGCGAGGTCATGGGCAAGCTGCACCCGCACGGCGACAGCGCGATCTACGACGCGATGGTCCGCCTGGCCCAGCCGTGGGCGATGCGGATGCGGATGGTCGACGGGCACGGCAACTTCGGGTCGCTCGGCGGCGACGACGCCCCCGCGGCCATGCGCTACACCGAGGCGCGGATGTCGCCCCAGGCGATGAGCATGGTCACCGGCCTGGACGAGGACACCGTCGAGTTCCGGCCGAACTACGACGGCCAGGAGCTCGAACCGGAAGTCCTCCCCGCCGCGTTCCCGAACCTCCTCGTCAACGGGGCCAGCGGCATCGCGGTCGGCATGGCCACCAACATGGCCCCGCACAACCTCGGCGAGGTCGTCTCCGCGGCCCGCCATCTGCTGGCGCACCCGGACGCGACGCTCGAAGACCTCATGCGCTTCGTGCCGGGCCCCGACCTGCCCACCGGCGGCCGGATCGTCGGCCTCGACGGCGTCCGTGACGCCTACGCCAAGGGCCGCGGCACGTTCAAGACCCGCGCGACGGTCCACGTGGAGTCCGTCACGCCGCGGCGCAAGGGCCTCATCGTCACCGAGCTGCCCTACAACGTCGGGCCCGAGCGGGTCGTCGCCAAGATCAAGGACATGGTCCAGGCGAAGAAGCTCAACGGCATCGCCGACCTCAAGGACCTCACCGACCGGACGACCGGCCTGCGCCTGGTCATCGAGATCAAGAACGGCTTCCACCCCGAGGCCGTCCTGGAGGACCTCTACCGGCTGACGCCGATGGAGGAGACCTTCGGCATCAACAACGTCGCCCTGGTCGACGGCCAGCCGAAGACCCTCGGCCTGCGCGAGCTGCTCCAGGTGTACGTCGACCACCGGCTCGAGGTCGTCCGCCGCCGCTCGGCCTACCGGCGCCGCCGCCGCGAGGAGCGGCTGCACCTCGTCGCCGGCCTGATGGTCGCGCTGCTCAACATCGGCGAGGTCATCCAGGTCATCCGCAGCTCCGACGACACCGGCCAGGCGCGGACCC harbors:
- a CDS encoding DNA gyrase/topoisomerase IV subunit A, giving the protein MAARRSAQTPPPEDFEENIVDIDVAEEMRGSFLEYAYSVIYSRALPDARDGLKPVQRRILYSMNSMGLRPDRGHVKCARVVGEVMGKLHPHGDSAIYDAMVRLAQPWAMRMRMVDGHGNFGSLGGDDAPAAMRYTEARMSPQAMSMVTGLDEDTVEFRPNYDGQELEPEVLPAAFPNLLVNGASGIAVGMATNMAPHNLGEVVSAARHLLAHPDATLEDLMRFVPGPDLPTGGRIVGLDGVRDAYAKGRGTFKTRATVHVESVTPRRKGLIVTELPYNVGPERVVAKIKDMVQAKKLNGIADLKDLTDRTTGLRLVIEIKNGFHPEAVLEDLYRLTPMEETFGINNVALVDGQPKTLGLRELLQVYVDHRLEVVRRRSAYRRRRREERLHLVAGLMVALLNIGEVIQVIRSSDDTGQARTRLMQVFELSEIQAQYILDTPLRRLTRFDRLELEKERETLEKEIAELTAILESQPKLRALVSKELAAVAKEFATPRRTVLLESGGQAQVAAMPLEVKDDPCLVLLSSTGLLARTTEPNPLPDDGPRAAHDVLTSVISTTARGEFGIVTSAGRLVKANVIDLPTLPPSASPPSLAGGAPVAEFVTLEPEETVVGLGDLSEDGPGLALGTEQGVVKRVLNDYPANRDEFEVITLKDGDRVVAAVQLESEEHDLVFISDDSQLLRYPASNVRPQGRPAGGMAGIKLTPGAKVIFFGVLDPDRPSVVVTVAGSTDALEGTQLGAAKVSDYAEFPPKGRATGGVRSHRFLKGENTVILAWAGPMPASAATAAGQPADLPPELGRRDGSGTPLPVALTAIGGSIGPRTPAE
- a CDS encoding class I SAM-dependent methyltransferase, whose protein sequence is MNRWEELTGGTSGEGYAARFAALAESGKDVHGEAGFCAALLPSGGRVLDAGCGTGRVAIRLSELGHDCVGADVDASMLAVARTAAPDLTWIEADLSRFSPPGDFDLIVAAGNVLPLLETGTEAETVRRLAAALRPGALLVAGFGLDRAHLPVPPSLTLEEYDSYCSDAGLILDARYATWEGDPYDGGGYAVSVHRAP
- a CDS encoding sensor histidine kinase — translated: MRPRLPRETTIVGFVVALSTVATCGLFVQGVAGAIGEAVSGGPLRPAAGGTAAALLVVVLQGGLMWQSATRQIGARSRIALAVVAAVCFALPPLLGPAWNAGMLAVGGMLAVTLPERLSVPLAAAAAFLAGGITLATGADGLQAVIAGLGLPIAGLSAYATVWLCLAVGELRDARAELARSAVGEERIRFARDLHDVLGHSLQAVALRAELAERLLPRDPDRVARELAEIQAMARGAVQEMREVVRGYRITSLRTELDGATAVLRAAGIDCEGAALPADLPRHVHETLGWVAREAVTNVLRHSGATRCAMAVRTDGARAELEIVNDGARRTAGAGSGLAGLRERLAAVGGALQAGPADGGEFRVLATVPLKEAQ
- a CDS encoding ABC transporter; its protein translation is MDERANVIEIGGGGTVGPGEVVGVCGPDARGVLELVCGQRPGAPGAVRVEGADPYRDRTVLVGALWAEDGLYGELSLREVTGAWQRWSARPFTSDASTVLALLAPRAAVPYERLPSGDRRLFDLALALLAAPAALVADEPCTDLDPSEADTLWTALRSLELPVLVAARALPDLTGTDRIIPSASFLLAA
- a CDS encoding lactate 2-monooxygenase — its product is MSLADFQNEIYLNGLSDIRPVLPTDSSRLEALAQEKLGGQAFGYVAGAAGTEATARANRAAFDRWRIVPRMLRDTSKPDLSTTVLGTPMPAPVMLAPVGVLSIVHPEGEIAVAKAAKELGVPMILSTAASRTMEQVAEVAGPRWYQLYWPKDRELAESFLSRAAASGYDALVVTLDTFKLAWRPRDLDTAYLPFLRGIGVQNYFADPVFLRAVGGEITEENRITAILHWVANFGNPTLTWDDLAWLRERWAGPIVLKGVQHVDDARKAVDAGMDGIVVSNHGGRQVDGAVASLDCLPGIADAVGDRVSVLFDSGIRTGADVAKAVALGADAVLIGRQYAYGLGLGGEAGVKHVLRCLLAELELTVSLSGLNRVEDLTRDVLA